The following are from one region of the Plasmodium cynomolgi strain B DNA, chromosome 1, whole genome shotgun sequence genome:
- a CDS encoding pseudouridylate synthase 1 (putative) has protein sequence MTLLFPFSPQNERKNGAPKRMNNYQKNKERIKRLKLEGEKRRGETGGTCGTNETYEARGTRGTCERGESAPRERLPNLKKYALCIGYVGSRYHGCQGQGKDCMTIENEIERTLIRMNAVGRGGEDALKQNCCDFAAEQKSWDDILTVKEQKEELTEEELNAFFEIIQSYAGYHNFHCFTKNKVEQTTFRFIKYLDVSTVNLYNYNFVSVKILGQSFLMHQIRKMLTLAVETFRKATSVSSIYYCLRSGEYVPISLFPAEGLMLICPYFNAYNEKVCNPPQSPPICFEENEEVLNFKRDVVAKCIIEKMHTNVWKDWMLKMNKRPFAYHFMRDKLGDAKPTCERSDQV, from the exons ATGACCCTTCTGTTCCCCTTCTCTCCACAGAACGAACGGAAGAATGGAGCCCCCAAGAGGATGAATAACTACCAGAAGAACAAGGAGAGGATCAAGAGGCTCAAGttggagggggagaagagaCGTGGCGAGACGGGAGGAACATGCGGAACAAACGAAACATACGAAGCACGCGGAACACGCGGAACCTGTGAGAGGGGCGAGTCTGCTCCGCGCGAGAGACTccccaatttgaaaaagtaCGCCCTGTGCATTGGGTATGTGGGCAGCAGGTACCACGGGTGCCAGGGGCAGGGAAAGGATTGCATGACTATCGAGAACGAGATCGAGAGGACCCTGATAAGGATGAATGCTGTGGGACGGG GTGGGGAGGACGCGCTGAAACAAAATTGCTGCGACTTCGCGGCTGAGCAAAAGAGCTGGGACGACATCCTCACCgtgaaggaacaaaaagaagaactgACGGAAGAAGAACTGAACGCCTTCTTTGAGATCATCCAAAGCTACGCAGGGTATCACAACTTCCACTGCTTCACCAAAAACAAAGTGGAACAAACCACCTTCCGCTTCATCAAGTACTTAGACGTCAGTACAGTCAACCTGTACAACTACAACTTCGTGTCGGTGAAAATTTTAGGTCAGTCTTTCCTAATGCAccaaataagaaaaatgctAACCTTGGCTGTGGAGACTTTTCGAAAGGCTACATCTGTGAGCTCCATTTATTACTGTCTGAGGTCGGGGGAGTATGTACCCATTTCACTCTTCCCCGCTGAGGGTCTGATGCTCATTTGCCCCTACTTCAATGCGTACAACGAGAAGGTGTGCAACCCCCCACAGAGTCCCCCAATCTGCTTTGAGGAGAACGAGGAAGTTTTGAATTTCAAGCGGGACGTGGTCGCCAAGTGCATCatcgaaaaaatgcacacgaATGT gtgGAAGGACTGGATGCTGAAGATGAACAAGCGCCCGTTCGCGTACCATTTCATGAGGGACAAACTAGGCGATGCGAAGCCAACCTGTGAGCGCAGCGACCAAGTATGA